In Solea senegalensis isolate Sse05_10M linkage group LG18, IFAPA_SoseM_1, whole genome shotgun sequence, a single window of DNA contains:
- the plcd3b gene encoding 1-phosphatidylinositol 4,5-bisphosphate phosphodiesterase delta-3-A — MLGSRKKAAPAMKNGGAGTSQLKAIDPLRNLEVQEDEDVKRMLQGSSMVKVRSPRWQKRRTLRLLEDGVTVWCQSHKTSSRAKEQQSFSIMEVECVREGFHSEMMQQLNGSVPEGRGLTVVFKGSRKSLDLLCQSQEEAQQWARGIRTLQGRVENMTQKEKLDHWIHAYLSRADQNHDDKMSYDEVQTLLQMINIDLSDQYARSLFQKCDRSADGRLDHGEIEVFCRELLRRPELDAVFIRYSANGCVLSTVDLRDFLKDQGEDASLIHAQSLILSYELNEWAQKNQFMTPNGFTMYMLSKENWVFNPEHSRVYQDMKHPLSHYFISSSHNTYLTKDQLTGESSTEPYIRALSHGCRCVELDCWDGDKGEPVIYHGHTLTSKVPFIQVIKTINEYAFKASPFPLILSLENHCSIEQQVVMAQHLRSILGDKLLTKPLRDRDSQSLPCPEDLKGKILVKGKKELTVGDGSSSTSDFSSSDEEASRSEGKACAKRMDKKTSGSKLSPELSDLVVYTRSVHFKSFEQAAKSPATEMSSFSESEALRHIKDSGMYFVRHNSHQLSRIYPSGQRLQSSNFNPQEMWNSGCQIVALNFQTPGEQMDLNQGRFLQNGQCGYILKPPFLCQPDTTFNPENVGGGPGHSPLLLSVRVISAQQLPKPEWDKPSSIVDPQVWVEIHGAPIDNNKKKTNHVDNNGFNPRWDCTFNFTIHVPDLALVRFLVEDHDYTSSNDFLGQFTLPLTSVRTGYRHVRLLKLDGSNLSPASLFVHIAIGPCQSSPCKSTAKSPARSRAKQL, encoded by the exons ATGCTGGGCAGCAGGAAGAAAGCGGCTCCTGCGATGAAGAACGGAGGAGCCGGGACGTCCCAGTTAAAGGCCATCGATCCTCTGAGGAACCTCG aagtTCAGGAGGATGAAGACGTGAAGAGGATGTTGCAGGGCTCCAGTATGGTCAAG GTTCGCTCACCTCGCTGGCAGAAGAGACGGACGCTGAGGCTGCTGGAGGACGGCGTCACCGTCTGGTGTCAGTCCCACAAGACGTCCAGTCGAGCCAAAGAGCAGCAGTCGT TCTCTATCATGGAGGTGGAGTGCGTCCGCGAGGGTTTCCACTCGGAGATGATGCAGCAATTGAACGGTTCGGTTCCCGAGGGCCGGGGTCTGACGGTGGTCTTCAAAGGGTCTCGGAAAAGCCTGGATCTGCTCTGCCAGAGCCAGGAGGAGGCGCAGCAGTGGGCCCGCGGCATCAGGACGCTGCAAGGGAGAGTGGAGAACATGACCCAGAAGGAGAAACTCGACCA ctGGATCCATGCTTACCTGAGTCGGGCTGATCAGAACCACGATGACAAGATGAGCTACGACGAAGTCCAGACACTGCTGCAGATGATCAACATTGATCTGAGCGATCAATACGCCCGCAGCCTCTTCCAG aaatgtGATCGGTCCGCAGACGGCCGACTGGACCACGGAGAGATTGAGGTTTTCTGCCGGGAGCTGCTACGGCGACCAGAGCTGGATGCCGTGTTTATACGCTACTCTGCAAATGGCTGCGTGCTTTCCACCGTGGACCTGAGGGACTTCCTGAAGGACCAGGGGGAGGACGCTTCACTCATCCACGCCCAAAGCCTCATACTCTCATACGAACTTAACGAGTGGG CCCAGAAGAACCAGTTCATGACGCCCAATGGCTTCACCATGTACATGCTGTCCAAGGAGAACTGGGTCTTTAACCCGGAACATTCTCGTGTTTACCAGGATATGAAGCATCCACTGTCGCACTACTTCATCTCCTCGTCCCACAACACTTACCTCACGAAGGACCAGCTCACGGGGGAAAGTAGCACCGAGCCATACATCCG GGCTCTGAGTCACGGATGTCGCTGTGTAGAGCTGGACTGCTGGGACGGAGATAAAGGAGAACCCGTCATCTACCatggacacacactcacctccaAAGTACCGTTCATCCAGGTCATTAAGACGATCAATGAGTACGCTTTTAAA GCGTCTCCATTCCCTCTGATCCTGTCCCtggagaaccactgctctataGAGCAGCAGGTGGTGATGGCCCAACACTTGCGATCCATCCTGGGTGACAAGCTTCTCACCAAACCGCTGAGAGATCGGGATTCTCAGAGCCTGCCCTGTCCAGAG GATCTCAAAGGAAAAATCCTTGTGAAGGGGAAGAAGGAGCTCACAGTGGGGGATGGCTCATCCAGCACTTCTGACTTCAGCTCCTCAGATGAGGAAGCCAGCAGGAGTGAAGGCAAGGCCTGCGCAAAGAGAATGGACAAGAAG ACTAGTGGGTCTAAGCTGAGTCCAGAGTTGTCAGACCTGGTGGTCTACACCCGCagtgttcattttaaaagctTTGAACAAGCTGCCAAGAGCCCAGCTACTGAAATGTCGTCCTTCTCTGAAAGTGAAGCTCTCAGGCACATCAAGGACTCAG GGATGTATTTTGTGCGTCACAACAGTCACCAGCTCAGCAGGATCTACCCCTCAGGACAGCGCCTCCAGTCGTCCAACTTCAACCCTCAGGAGATGTGGAATTCAGGGTGTCAGATTG TTGCTTTGAACTTCCAGACTCCAGGTGAGCAGATGGACCTGAACCAAGGAAGGTTCCTGCAGAATGGTCAATGCGGGTACATCCTCAAACCCCCCTTCCTGTGCCAGCCTGATACCACTTTCAACCCGGAGAATGTTGGCGGAGGTCCCGGCCATAGTCCCTTACTCCTCTCTGTTCGG GTTATTTCAGCTCAGCAGCTGCCTAAACCAGAATGGGACAAGCCCAGCTCCATTGTGGACCCGCAGGTGTGGGTGGAGATCCATGGTGCTCCGatagacaacaacaaaaagaagacTAACCACGTTGACAACAACG GCTTTAATCCACGATGGGACTGTACCTTTAACTTCACCATCCACGTCCCTGACTTGGCTCTGGTTCGCTTCTTGGTTGAAGACCATGACTACACCTCCAGCAATGACTTCTTGGGACAATTCACCCTCCCATTAACCAGTGTCCGCACAG GTTATCGTCACGTCCGACTGCTCAAGTTGGACGGTTCTAACCTCTCACCTGCTTCACTCTTCGTCCACATCGCCATTGGGCCGTGTCAGAGCAGTCCCTGCAAGTCGACAGCAAAATCCCCGGCCAGGTCTAGAGCCAAGCAGCTGTAG
- the acbd4 gene encoding acyl-CoA-binding domain-containing protein 4 isoform X1 translates to MLTAASSDQGSSACKHQSSLEFLKSHGVMPVPAMDEPVVDHQRRFQAAVDVIHNLPKRGSYRPSYELMLRFYSLYKQAVCGPCTAPRPGFWDPVGRYKWDAWSRLGDMSSEVAMAAYVDEMKRVAQEVIDTTPINEKTVSLFHQFEPLYLVIEDMPRPPQSLLTLREGLKGSEGTEMKNEEEEEPKEGSLLPENLDLDQDQDQELKLDEVKLAADSAVSECPVVTSDSESEIFCDSVDSVEQLSSVKIPLINGFQNGHASLESRHRLDARQVGAGQGGEGGGDGKGQGPANRRQDGGREDSRHSWRERGVPQGGPRWGGPGGGGTGGGGGGSGRGGGDGSEGGAERIHDAQLQQQIMVALRRLREDMRSVMERLEVVERLAASHAQGSDWRKCLQCAAASSSQHQEDERWWPFDVSGQTVLLFLVWPFVAQGVVYLMRKAQKRNRVSL, encoded by the exons atgctaacagcGGCATCGTCAGATCAGGGCAG CTCCGCCTGTAAACATCAGTCCTCTCTTGAATTTTTAAAGAGTCACGGTGTCATGCCTGTCCCGGCAATGGACGAGCCCGTCGTCGATCACCAGAGACGCTTTCAGGCAGCAGTGGACGTCATCCACAACCTCCCCAAAAGAG gcTCGTATCGACCGTCGTATGAGCTGATGCTGCGTTTTTACAGCCTCTACAAACAGGCCGTGTGTGGACCATGTACAGCGCCACGACCCGGGTTCTGGGATCCAGTAGGTCGCTACAAATG ggacGCGTGGAGCCGCCTGGGAGACATGAGCTCCGAGGTTGCCATGGCAGCATACGTGGACGAGATGAAGAGAGTAGCTCAGGAG GTCATCGACACCACGCCCATCAACGAGAAGACAGTGTCGCTCTTCCATCAGTTCGAGCCTCTGTACCTGGTCATTGAGGACATGCCGCGACCTCCACAGTCACTGCTGACCCTCAGAGAag GTCTGAAAGGCAGTGAAGGCACTGAGATgaagaatgaggaggaggaagagcctAAAGAGGGTTCTCTTCTCCCAGAGAACCTGGACctggatcaggatcaggatcaggagtTGAAGCTCGACGAGGTGAAGCTCGCCGCAGACTCCGCTGTGTCCGAGTGTCCGGTGGTGACCAGCGACTCAGAGAGTGAGATCTTCTGCGACTCTGTGGATTCAGTGGAGCAGCTCAGCAGCGTCAAG ATTCCACTCATCAACGGTTTTCAGAATGGCCACGCTTCGCTGGAGTCGCGTCACCGTCTGGATGCTCGTCAGGTCGGAGCGGGTCAAGGTGGAGAAGGGGGCGGTGACGGCAAAGGTCAGGGTCCAGCCAACAGAAGACAAGACGGCGGCAGAGAAGACTCTCGCCACAGCTGGAGAGAAC GCGGTGTTCCTCAGGGCGGGCCCAGGTGGGGGGGCCCAGGTGGCGGCGGCACCGGCGGTGGGGGAGGCGGCAGCGGCCGAGGTGGCGGTGACGGCTCAGAGGGCGGAGCGGAGAGGATCCACGACGcccagctacagcagcagatcATGGTGGCTCTGCGGAGGCTCAGGGAAGACATGAGGAGCGTGATGGAGCGGCTGGAGGTGGTGGAGAGACTCGCTGCCTCACAT gcTCAGGGCTCAGATTGGAGGAAGTGTCTGCAGtgtgcagcagcttcttcttcacaaCACCAG gaGGACGAGAGGTGGTGGCCTTTTGACGTGTCGGGTCAGaccgtcctcctcttcctcgtgtGGCCGTTTGTCGCTCAGGGCGTCGTCTACCTGATGAGGAAAGCCCAGAAGAGAAACCGTGTGTCTTTATGA
- the acbd4 gene encoding acyl-CoA-binding domain-containing protein 4 isoform X2: MPVPAMDEPVVDHQRRFQAAVDVIHNLPKRGSYRPSYELMLRFYSLYKQAVCGPCTAPRPGFWDPVGRYKWDAWSRLGDMSSEVAMAAYVDEMKRVAQEVIDTTPINEKTVSLFHQFEPLYLVIEDMPRPPQSLLTLREGLKGSEGTEMKNEEEEEPKEGSLLPENLDLDQDQDQELKLDEVKLAADSAVSECPVVTSDSESEIFCDSVDSVEQLSSVKIPLINGFQNGHASLESRHRLDARQVGAGQGGEGGGDGKGQGPANRRQDGGREDSRHSWRERGVPQGGPRWGGPGGGGTGGGGGGSGRGGGDGSEGGAERIHDAQLQQQIMVALRRLREDMRSVMERLEVVERLAASHAQGSDWRKCLQCAAASSSQHQEDERWWPFDVSGQTVLLFLVWPFVAQGVVYLMRKAQKRNRVSL, translated from the exons ATGCCTGTCCCGGCAATGGACGAGCCCGTCGTCGATCACCAGAGACGCTTTCAGGCAGCAGTGGACGTCATCCACAACCTCCCCAAAAGAG gcTCGTATCGACCGTCGTATGAGCTGATGCTGCGTTTTTACAGCCTCTACAAACAGGCCGTGTGTGGACCATGTACAGCGCCACGACCCGGGTTCTGGGATCCAGTAGGTCGCTACAAATG ggacGCGTGGAGCCGCCTGGGAGACATGAGCTCCGAGGTTGCCATGGCAGCATACGTGGACGAGATGAAGAGAGTAGCTCAGGAG GTCATCGACACCACGCCCATCAACGAGAAGACAGTGTCGCTCTTCCATCAGTTCGAGCCTCTGTACCTGGTCATTGAGGACATGCCGCGACCTCCACAGTCACTGCTGACCCTCAGAGAag GTCTGAAAGGCAGTGAAGGCACTGAGATgaagaatgaggaggaggaagagcctAAAGAGGGTTCTCTTCTCCCAGAGAACCTGGACctggatcaggatcaggatcaggagtTGAAGCTCGACGAGGTGAAGCTCGCCGCAGACTCCGCTGTGTCCGAGTGTCCGGTGGTGACCAGCGACTCAGAGAGTGAGATCTTCTGCGACTCTGTGGATTCAGTGGAGCAGCTCAGCAGCGTCAAG ATTCCACTCATCAACGGTTTTCAGAATGGCCACGCTTCGCTGGAGTCGCGTCACCGTCTGGATGCTCGTCAGGTCGGAGCGGGTCAAGGTGGAGAAGGGGGCGGTGACGGCAAAGGTCAGGGTCCAGCCAACAGAAGACAAGACGGCGGCAGAGAAGACTCTCGCCACAGCTGGAGAGAAC GCGGTGTTCCTCAGGGCGGGCCCAGGTGGGGGGGCCCAGGTGGCGGCGGCACCGGCGGTGGGGGAGGCGGCAGCGGCCGAGGTGGCGGTGACGGCTCAGAGGGCGGAGCGGAGAGGATCCACGACGcccagctacagcagcagatcATGGTGGCTCTGCGGAGGCTCAGGGAAGACATGAGGAGCGTGATGGAGCGGCTGGAGGTGGTGGAGAGACTCGCTGCCTCACAT gcTCAGGGCTCAGATTGGAGGAAGTGTCTGCAGtgtgcagcagcttcttcttcacaaCACCAG gaGGACGAGAGGTGGTGGCCTTTTGACGTGTCGGGTCAGaccgtcctcctcttcctcgtgtGGCCGTTTGTCGCTCAGGGCGTCGTCTACCTGATGAGGAAAGCCCAGAAGAGAAACCGTGTGTCTTTATGA